Part of the Ziziphus jujuba cultivar Dongzao chromosome 8, ASM3175591v1 genome is shown below.
gcAATTTTGTGGGTGGTTAGGCCACTTGTTGAAGTCCTTCAAGCACAatggaagaaaatgaagaaaatagtaATCACTCCAATCAAGAATAGCACCTTTATCGACTCCGAGCCGACTTCCATAGCCTTCGTATGTCTTCGGTGAATTGGCGAAAGCTTGCTTAATCTCCATCGGCGCATGGAAAAAACCCCGCCAGACTTCCCGAGCTCTGTCCAACAATTCCGGCGGAACTCCATGCCTCACCACCTGAAAAAAACCCCACTCTTTGGAAGCTTCCGAAATCTGATGGACAATGGAGTTTCGGAGCTCGCAATCGTCGCCATACAATCCTTCCATATCAATTATGGGTATATTAGCATCGCTACAAGGATCGGTCTCCACCAACGACGTCGTCGGCTTTGGCCGGTCCATCGGAGGTTTGATATACCGGTCCGGTATGGTGTTTAAGCCACCTTCAGACAAAGATTGGACCCGAACTATTGGTTCAGGCCAATCTTGTGGACAATTCATTGCGTGCAAGCTTGGCCGCAATTAACGTTTCGGGTTTCGGATTTcggtttttttgggtttccaaGGTTGATTGTTAAACACCAAATCAACCGTACGATGACAGGgtttattccattttctttttcttttttctttttccttaaaaaaattttggttttcgGATGGAGGGCATGGAGAAGAGTGGGCAAGTGGTAATTATAGGTGGCGTAGTGGGGTCAGAGTGAAATGGACATTTGGAAGAAAAACGTGATATATATGGgttttgttattactattattatttttcttctggggtcaaaaatatatgatttttctttttgtatgtgGAAGAATAAAAATAGTGTGTGAAAGTGTGGGAATgacagagaaagaaagaagagtaGGGAAGAGAGAgtgattttctttccttttttttttttttttttttttggttgtccgCAATCCGTAGAGTAATTATTTGTAAGTTTAGCTAAGTTTTGTGTTTCTGTATTTGGTAAGGTTGACAGGCCGACCTACAAAAAAATATACGGGATGGAAGGTGTATCCAAATCGGCCATTTCCAGTTCctgcctttttatttttccccatTTCGGCGCCGCCGTGTGTGAGCCCATACTTGCttttatatctttatatatatatatatatatataatataaagttAGGTCGTTTCTATAATCATATCGTATTCTCCGCAGTTCtgaaagagaaatatatatatgaatgacaaaaataatagataaataaatacataaaagaaattgatgaagatagaattttaatatgatattgCTATATACCTACTTGGTTGTCTCtttgttacattttatttaAGCAGAATatataaatgagaaaaaaaaatgtgagttttgtttttaattgattagttattaattaactaTGTTAGAAAATATATGCCTTACATTTCAAACACGAATAAAAACCGATGTAAAGCCTATATCAATCATTAGTCCAACTACGTAATAACACGTAATAGGAAATGATCCTAATCAATGAAGatgatcaaaatcaaaatgacattttatcattaataatgttaCAAGGCACcagtattaaaatatatatacatatatatatatatctatatatatatatataaagtaggcACTAAATTGTATATAAGCTTCTAGATCAACaactaaaatgataaataatgtagcattattttttatttatttttagtgaaTTTTATTTATCGTTTTGAAAATCTATTTATTACAACTTGATCAACATCACTCATTCAtcataatttatagaaaatttataTTCCAAATAACATGGTCCCCACATTCATGGTGGCATGTCTAGAACAATACAACAAATGGGAAAAGTCCAATAAATAAGTTATGTGTAAGCTCACGAGTTTATGCTACATAGAAAGGATCTAATTTCATTTGAATTTAACTTATTTAggatcttttttctttgttttaaattaatgtcAACATGGATGTTCATAGAAAACTTAGTGATTTATGGCTTATGGACGACATAATGGATGTTAGCCCTTAAATACTGGGCAATTTTCTAAACTCTGTGCCATAAAACGTTATTAATTAATCGGTTGGTTTgatgaatgatagtttaagcaaaAACAAGATATGTTATTTGGGAAGTGATCAAGTGCATGCACCGCTTGATGTTTCCCATACCAAAGCAATCAAAGTACTGAAAGCGGTATGATATAAACTGCTGGTTTCCTAAATCTAgaagtaattaattaagtacTACTTTTctactgaaaaataaaataaaggatagGAACAAAaggatattttgatttattaggCACTCAATGGGAGagaaaaattcttaaaaatatttaaaaatcaattatttttttaaaaaataccaaaaaaaatcatCCACCAAGATTATTCATATGCGTTGACAATTCGAGTTTTGGACCAAAAACATATGGTTCTTATCCATTTTATCACATCCTAATATGGACTATGCATGCTTCAAAATGATAAGAAATAGGATGCTCTATGTTAAAGAAAATCTCTaactacataatttttttttttttttttttagtttgtaaTTGTTCATAGAGGTCACATCCATTTGCCAATAATTCATTTCTTCGATAATAGTTTGAGATAATTCTTATAAAACAGAATTATATAACATAAAACTAatggaaatgaaattttttcctAATTGGGGTACTTGAATTGTTTGTTCAGAAAAGCAAAAAACATGTCTTAGGgttaaataataacaaagttTTGAGTTTTAGTAACTTAATTTATTGTATGAAATTTACTTACTTTAAATGTTTATTAGTGTCAATTAgtaatatttatagtttattttGACATCTTCAAATAACTATAAATAGAAGAAACAAACACGTAAACATCAAAACTGAAAACTATTTTATTAAACTGtttcaaattggtttttgtgtttatttgtttgttttgttatttttttctttctaaaatttgtaattaattgaaatgtctaataaaatataattaacatcaTCTAAGTTCTAAACTAAACAAACTatacacaattaaataaaaaattaaaaattaaaaataaagaaaaatataaccgTTATCAAATGctttttaattagttattattattattattattattattattattttaatgattgagtgGTTTCTTTCTAAACTGCCACCGTAACACCACCCTTAATACGATGTAATCCAGTAATAATGAAAGATTGGCTATGGAGGTGCAATTGATTGGGTATTCTTTTGTAGCTTAGGTGGCTGAGAAATGACTCTTTAATTATCACATCGCTCTTGATTCTAGATAGTATCTTTCAGTGCATGTGATAGTTATTAACTTATGTGGTTAATATTTATGTCTTGTCAATGGATACTTATCCTAAAActaaaaagttaaattatttatttatatatatatatatatatatatatataataaaacagtTAAATTATTAGAGAGTGAAAAAGCTCAAAGATGAAGTCATCAGGAGATCATCATGACGTCCAAAACAAAGTACTCAGGAGAGGATCTTGATGCAACTTATGAATTCTGgcaattggaaaaagaaaaagaaattgaaaaataaaataaagtttatactgataaacatttttatttttattatcatgttTGATCTCTCAAAGAAAAACTATGAACTAAAGATATATAACTGTTACCGAATGAGGGCTAAAAAATATGGTTGAAGAAAGGGTTAACTATATTTTGGGACTCTccatttaaccaattttaattgagtatgttaaattttaaaattttcaattgaggtaagtttcaaattttgagctccattttcaatttttttcacttaatattctcaattttagtttttactttCAACAAAGATAATaactaatgaaaattttgatcaaaataaatatctttattatataaaaaaattattaacttataatattaaaaactaaacaaaaaaaataaaattctctgCTATAAAGGCTGAATACGCGATACACTAGttgaaataaaactaaaattaaaaatctcaataggaaaaaaaaaaaaaaacaatgaaaaagaaagcttaaattgaaactaaaatgaaaattgaagcAATTAATTGAAAAGTGTGAAATTTATGACACTGATAAAATTCGAAGCACACTAAAGGGCGGAAACTAAAGGAGGACtcatttatatttctttaataaagAATTGAAGAAGGTTTATGGTGCGCTCGTTAAATAATTtgaaagatataatatatatatatatatatatatagagagagagagagagagagccaaattcaaattaggtatttaatattagtattaatgtcagaatttttttttaatcattagatcatattaaaaattaaaattaaaaattaaatttattaatcatattttgataaattctaatgaggattttattatattatattattaaatcaatatttaatcACTGTTCTACCATTTAAATTTTACATCCTAattatatgtgatttaaaaattaataaaaaaaaatctaaaattaaaattattaaattattttgatttgagCTTAActctatatgtatatgtaatgtAATGGATGTTTGATCTATTGaaagtatgatttttattttatgttatattccTATTTACATGATAATTATTAGGGATGCTACCtaattaggattttaatttaaattattaattaaaatgataGTTCCAGCTTTTGACATATCAATACGCTCTTAAtagattattaatattttatatataaagcaGTAAATCTTTCTATAATGAATATGGTCAAGCAAGATTGAGTCAGGATGAAAACGATATGGCTTTTTGAGTAATTGGTCCAGTTTTAAGCAAGGTTGTTGTCACTCTTTTTCCTTATATAAGCAGATTTCATTCATGTCCAAATATAACGTGCACAAATTGTGGCCGAAATTTGAGATTGGGTTGCTATCATGCTGCAAAAACGCGTTACTCTAGTACTTTCCTTTCTGTATACCttgcaataatattattacaagtaaacaaaagcaataaaaattaataataataaaaaaaaaacagtaggTAACATGGCTACGGATATTGCTCAAAGTCGACACATTTTGAAACAAGTAAAAGAACTTGCACGTTATTATCATATTCATGgatccaaaaaaaacaaaaaaaaagtactaatTTAGCATAATTTTGTGTTACGAAGACAAGACAACTTAGCATTACAATTAGCAAAGGCGGAAATTGTATAATACTTTATATATACTGATATTCATCACTACAAGGTAGCTGGTAATAATCACTTGCAGCTGATAAGatgatcattaattaatttatctttttaaaaatgaaaagccAAAAGGTatagaaaagtaaataaaaaaaaaaaattgcttggtATTCCGTTAATTGATAATCCCGACCTAGGTTGTAAATTCTATACTGACGTGCATCATTATGCttgacaaataacattttttctttatttatccaaaaaaaaaaaaaaacagttttctttataaaaattaGATTATAACTTAATGACCAATTTAgataaaaattagtaatatgtaATTAATGTGACAGACTCTCTTCCGTATAGGTTACTTattaaatcaaaccacaatcaaataaaaagataaatattgacAAATTAAACTACATACAATCTAGCAACCTGCTTCCTACAAGCTTACAGTTTTCGACATGAAtggtaatttaatatttaatggtATAAGAGCCTTCGACTAAAGTGTTTTATGTTGGACACTTAATACCCCCATTTGAATTATATACCCAgtttgtatgtgtgtgtgtgtgtgtgtgtgtgtgtatataaaaTATGACATAGCCTATAGAGacaatatattatacatatatgtacgcACAAGGTTCGATAGACACCAGTACACAACTTTGAAAGaagcataaaaacaaatatgcaTACGTGTTATAAACAAACATGcaaatttggtttctttttttttttttttttttttttttttttttttttttttaccgttTTGAAGGCTCTCGAGGGTTGCTTCTAGCTTTATAATACTGGGTTGGAAAATGCAGACTCTTTTCTTCAAACGTACATGGAATGCCAACGAGAGTATAAAAGTTATAATCTAGccataaacaaaaaatagatgaataaattaatggcacataaatataaattaaataaaatctaagaaaataaagaagattgCTTGGCTTAGAAGAGAGTGTATGATGGTGTTTAGATGAAATCTATCAATTTGACAggcatattattatttcaagtCGACTAGGTGTATCCATCAAAGACCCCGGGAAGATCTAGAAATCCTCTCCTTTGTTACTCCTCGTACAAACCAATGGGAAAAAGTagcaagaaaaaggaaaaaagttatGAACTCACCCTCAAATTTAGTCCTCTTCAGTCTTTAATTTCCCAAAACAAGGTCTATAGACTAGGAATCTACCTATACCTatccattatttttatatctatagAGTAGGGCCACCATTAACTTTCTAGTCGGTTAAATCGATCCCTTGATATCCATATGACCACATTCACCTAACCAGCAAGACTATAACCCATGTAGACTATAACAACGTGGATTATAATCTTTCTTAGTCGGTAATCCCCTTTTCAACAACGTGGATTATAACCACTCTGCTAATAGATGGATTGATAAAGCACCTTAACCCATGTGGATTATAACAACGTGGATTATAATCTTTCTTAGTCGGTAATCCCTTTTTCAACAACGTGGATTATAACCACTGTGCTAATAGATGGATTGATAAAGCACttaattttaaccaaaaaaaggtAGAGACGCAAGTACTATTATCTTTTGAATAGGAAGCTCGATCAGTTTATAGTACTTATgaaattatacatatacatgtatacaGATTGCTTGATTAATGTCGATGGATCCACCTGTCGAAATTGCAAGGATATACCAAATTTTaccctttttaacttttttattttttcaataaaaaaaaaccaacaatgtAGATTATGaataatctaaaaatatttatactatGTATATGAGAATAGTACTAGCTAGTGAACTCTCACTACCAATAAATTGTTGGGAAACTTTGTGTCTTTGTTAATTACTGGTCTATTTTATAAACAAGTGCATTAATTTGGAAGCAAAAGTGAAAGGAGCTTTTGGGAACCAGAAAATTAGGACTGAAATTGGGTAAGATCTAATCCACACAGAAAAGTTGCGTACATCTTTTACGAAATTATCTCTTTGACGTGGTTGTTTAAGTTATGTAGGTTTTTAAACTAAAGTAACTTATAATTCATGAATCATAttgtcaaaattatatataattgaatatttaagtGTTTGACACAGGCTAAGTGTCAatatacaataaataatttctacaactatcatattatatatacaatgaTTAATAAATCGTTACGTTTTagatcataaaaaatttattatatcatatcactcgtttttttaaattaattttttaataaaactgtAAACTAAGTATATTACTTTTTCCAATTTAAACTGTTAGCTTATTAagtgaaataataattaattaatgtaatcaAAGTAAAATTTTGTGCATAAAAATGTATGCATGTGGGGGCAGGGAAGGACGTTAATTGTGCATGAAAACACGCGCGGTTGGACCCAGCTGCAGCCACAATCG
Proteins encoded:
- the LOC125421224 gene encoding jasmonate-induced oxygenase 2 isoform X3, whose amino-acid sequence is MNCPQDWPEPIVRVQSLSEGGLNTIPDRYIKPPMDRPKPTTSLVETDPCSDANIPIIDMEGLYGDDCELRNSIVHQISEASKEWGFFQVVRHGVPPELLDRAREVWRGFFHAPMEIKQAFANSPKTYEGYGSRLGVDKGAILDWSDYYFLHFLPLCLKDFNKWPNHPQNCREVIDEYGRELVKLCGRLMKVLSINLGLEEDYLQNAFGGENIGACLRVNFYPKCPQPDLTLGLSSHSDPGGMTLLLPDQHVYGLQVRKDNKWITVKPAPHAFIVNIGDQIQTRRGCLWLSFTIQRVTYQWSQQKSL